In the genome of Desulfobacteraceae bacterium, the window ATTATCAGGAACTCATCATTTATATGACGAATCGGGAGAATTCTGATACTGACGGTGACAAAATACCCGACGGATTGGAGGTTCAGTGTGGCCTTAATCCATTGGTAGATGATGCCTCACTGGATATAGAATCTGATGGTTACTCAAATCTCCAAGAATTCCGAGGGCAGAGTGATCCAAACGATCCAAATTCATATCCATCGATAGCCATGCCCTGGATTCCGTTGCTACTGCTTGATGATTAACTGCGCGCTTTCGTCAATGGTGATTACCTTCGCGGGCCGGGATTTTGTCTGGTAACGCCATGTAAATTTACTCAGGACAGAGGCATTGTGATACTCGCCGGCCGGCGAGGGGGCATATAAAGGCTTTCCGCCGACGACTAACGCGGCAAAGGAATCGGAAAGGATCCAAGTTGATTTTCGAAATCAGCCCAGGGCGAGGTCGATGTCCGTCAATGTGGCAGATCGGGGCGGTTCGGTGGTGGGGCCCTTTCTTCAGGTCGTCCGATGGCGGAACATCCATGCGGCTCCCGGCAGGGTGAGACCGGCGATGACTACAAGCGGCCACAATTGCGGCCACACCGCCGCCGTGTCCGCTCCCACCAGGAAGATCTGCCGCAGGGCCGAGATCACGTGGCGCATGGGGTTTGCGAGGGTCAGGGTCTGGAGCCACTCCGGCATGTTCTGGATGGGGGTGGTGAAGCCGCTCAGGATGACGGCGGGCATCACGAAGATGAATGCCCCCAGAAGGGCCTGCTGCAGCGTCGTGGAGATGGCGGAGATGAACAGGCCGATCCCGACGATGGCGATCACGAAGGCCGAAAGGGCCGCCAGGAGGGCCGGGATGCTGCCCCGAAAAGGGACGCCGAACCAGAGGACGGCCCCCGCCGAGAGGAGGAGGGCGTCCAGAAGGCCGAAAGCCAGGCTCGGCAGCGACTTGCCGATCAGAATTTCCCAGGGTCTGAAAGGCGAGACCAACAGTTGGTCGAAGGTGCCGAATTCGCGTTCCCGGGCCACCGAGAGGGAGGCCAGGATCACCACGACCACCATGCTGATGATGCCGCCCAAACTTGATACGATGGTCCATCGGCTTTCCAGGTTTTCGTTGAACCAGGCGCGCTCCGCCAGTTGGATGGCGGGATAGGGGAGCCCCTCGCCCGGGGGCGGGGGAAGGGCGGCGTTGTATGCCTGGACGATGCCGTCGACATAGCCCATGGCGATGGCGGCGACGTTGGAATTGCGGCCGTCCAGAAGGACCTGCAGCCGGCCCGGCCGGCCGGCCAGAAGGTCCTCGCCGAAATCCGAAGGGACGTGGAGCACCAGCCGGACCTCCTGCCGGTCGATGGCACGCCGGGCCTCCGCCTCGGAGCGGAGCTCGCCCACCTGTTGGAAGTGGGGGGAGCCCTCGAACCGGGCCAGCAACGACCTGGAGGCGGGCGTCCGCGAGGCGTCCAGGACCGCGTAACGCACATCCGTCAAGTCGAAAGTGGCGGCGTAGCCGAAAACGAAGAACTGGATGATGGGCGGTGCGATGACCACGAACCGGCTCTTGGGATCGCGCATCACCACGACGAACTCCTTGACCACCAGGGTCAGGATGCGACGCAGAGCCTTCATGGCGGCGGTACCCGCTTTGCCAGCCGGCGTCGGGCAAGGCCCAGGAAGACGACCGCCATCACCGCAAGAGTGCCGGCCGAGGGCAGCAACACGTCCCAGACGTTGCCCGCCAGGAACAGGGTCTGGCTGATGGTCACGAAATATCTGGCCGGGACGAGGTGGCTGACCGCCCGGATGAAGGGCGGTGTGCTTTGGAGGTCGAAGAGCAGGCCGGAGAGGAAGAACGCCGGAAGGAAGCCTGCGACCACCGAAATCTGGGCCGCGACGAACTGCACTCGGGTGAAGGCGGAGATCATCAAGCCGAGCCCCAGGGCGGCCAGCAGGAAGAGGGCGCTGAGCGCCACCAGAAGCAGGAGCGAGCCGCGCAGGGGCACGTCGAAGAGCGTCACGCCCAGGACCACGGACAGCGCCATGCCGGTCATGCCGAGCCCGAAGTAGGGGATCACCTTGCCCAGGAGAAGTTCGTCGGTGCGAAGCGGGGTGGCCAGGATGGCCTCCATGGTGCCCCGCTCCCACTCCCGGGCGATGACCAGGGCCGTCAGCAGGGTCCCGATGAGGGTCATGATCAGGGTGAGGAGGCCGGGCACGAGGAAGTGCCGGCTGTCCCCCGCGTCGTTGAACCAGATCCGGTGGTCGACCGCCACCCGGGCCCTGGGAGACTCCCGGCCCTGGACCCGACGCATCTCCTCCCAGGTGGCCACCACGCCCCGGACATAGTTCTGAATCAGGCGGGCGCGGTTGGCGTCCACCCCATTCAGCACAAGTTGCACCGTGGCCCGCCTCTCGGCCAGGACCTCGGCCGAAAAGCCCCACCGGATACGGACGACCCCGTCGATCCGCCCCTTTCGGACCCAAGCCTCGGCCTGGGCCATGGTGGGGGCCGGCACCGGCGTGAAATAGCGCGACAGCGCGAAGCGAGCGGCCAGATCGCGGGCGGGAGGCCCCCGGTCCTCGACCACGAGGGCCACGGGTACCGCCTGGGGGTCGAGGGAGACCCCGTAGCCGAAGAGGAAGAGCAGCACCACCGGCATCACGATACCCAGAAGGATGCTGCTGGGGTCCCTGAGGATCTGACGGACTTCCTTTCGCAGAAAGCCGGAGAGCCGCATCCGGGATATGCCGCGGTCACCCATGGGCAGTGTCTCCGGCGTTCGGACGGACCGCGCCATCGGTCAGCGCGACGAAGGCGTCTTCCACGCTGGGTTCGGGCCGCCCGGGGATTTGGGCCAGGGCCCGGATCGAAGCCGGGGTCCCACTGGCGAGCGATCCCCCCCTGGACATGATGACCATGTGGTCGCAGAATTCCGCCTCCTCCATGAAGTGCGTGGTGACGATGACCGTCACCCCGGAGCGGGCGAACCCGTTGATCCGCAGCCAGAACTCCCGCCGGGCCAGGGGGTCGGCGCCGGAGGTCGGCTCGTCCAGAAAGAGGATGTCGGGCTCGTGGAGCAGGGCCGCCGCCATGGCGAGCCGTTGCCGGTAGCCCACCGGGAGGCCGCCCGAGGCCTGGTTGCGGCGGACCCGCAGGTCGAACTCGTCAAGTGCCCAATCCATCCGTGCGCGGAGCCGCCGACCATAGAGCCCGTAGACACTACCGTAGAACCGGAGGTTCTGGCTCACGGTGAGCTGCCGGTAGAGGGAGAACTTCTGGGCCATGTAGCCCAGCCGAGACCGTGTGCGCGCTGGGGCGCGCCGGAGGTCGCGGCCGGCGATCCGGATCTCCCCTTCGCTGGCGGGCAGCAGGCCGCAGAGCATCCTGAAGGTGGTGGTCTTGCCGGCCCCGTTGGCGCCTAAAAGGCCGAACACCTCGCCCCGGCGCACGTGGAAGCCGATCTCACGCACGGCCGTGAAGTTCCCGAAGCGCTTGGTCAGGTTGTGGACGCTGACAACCACCTCGCCGGATGTCACCGCGGGGGCGAAGGATCCAGAGCAGACCGGGGTCCCGCCCGAATGCCCGCCTACCCCTGCCGCCGCCAGCCGATCGACGAAGGCGTCCTCGAAGAGGGGTTCGGCGGGCGCCACCACCGCTCCCCTGGCTTCGGGCACCTCAGGAAGGTCCGGAGGGCCTCCGACCTTCCAGACCGTGCGGACCCGACCCGACCGGATGGTCGCGTCGACCACCCCGGGAGACCGGGCGAGGGCCGCCTGGAGGTCCCGGGGGGCCATTCCGCTGGCCGGCGAGACCCAGAAGACCCGGCCACGGACCCGGTCCCGGAGCCGGTCCGGCGCGCCCTCCTCGAGCTTTGCGCCCTCGTGGAGCAGGACCACGTGGTGGCACCGCTCGGCCTCGTCCAGGTAGGCGGTGGAGAAAACAACGCCGACCCCGTCCCGGGTCACCAATTCCTCCACGATGCGCCACAGATCCCGCCGGGAAACCGGATCGACCCCCACCGTGGGTTCGTCCAGGATCAGCAGCTCCGGCGCCTTGACGAGGCAGCAGGCCAGGCCGAGCTTCTGTTTCATGCCACCGGAAAGCCGTCCCGCCAGGCGAGCGCCGAAGGGAACAAGGTCGGCCATCGCCATGAGCCGGTCGAAACGTTCGGCCCGCAGGGGTTTGGGCACCCCCTGGAGATCGGCATAGAGATTCAGGTTCTCGCGCACCGTCAGGTCCTCGTAAAGCCCGAATTGCTGGGGCATATAGCCGATGCGGCTGCGGATCCCGGCGGCATCCCCGGTAATGTCCAGGCCCAGCACCACCATGCGCCCGGCCGTGGGCGGCATCAGCCCGGCGGCGATGCGCAGGAAGGTGGTTTTGCCGGCCCCGTCCGGACCCACCAGGCCGGTCACCCGCCCCTGCTTCGCGGATATGGAAACACCGGCCAGGGCTGTGACCGATTGGCCCTTGGGGGCCGTAAAGGTCATGACCAGGTCCCGGGCCTCTAAAGCCTTTTCAGCGTCGGCGCAGGGTTTGAGTCGCGCTTCCACGTCAGTCTCCGGGTTCGGTGGTGGCCTGCCCCGCTGCCGGGGCCTCCACCGCCACGGTCACCGGCATGCCCAGCCGCAGCACGTCTCCCGGGTCATCGACCCAGATGCGCGTTTCGTAGACGAGCTGGGTCCGCAGGTCTGTGGTCTGGACGCTTTTGGGGGTGAATTCCGCCTGGGGGGACATGAAGCCCACCCACCCCTGGAAGGCTCGTCCCGGGAAGGAATCGGTGTAGATCTTCGCGGGCATCCCGCTGCGCACCCGTCCGAGATCGGGTGCGGGCAGCCAGGCCCGAACCCATTTGGGGTCGTTCAGGGCGAGGACCACCACGGGGCGGGTGGGGGTCGCCATCTCGCCGGGTTCGAGGACGCGACTCTGAATAACCCCCTTGGAGGGCGCGAGCAGCACCGTATCCTCCAAGCGGGTCTTCAGCAGCGCGATTTCGGCCTCCCGGGCCTTCAAGACCGCCCGGGCCTCCGCAATCTCCTCCTCGCGAAACCCCTCGCGGGCCAGGTCGAGGGTCTCACGGGCCGAATCGGCATCGGCCCGCGCCACATCCAGTTCGGCCCGCGCGTCGTCGAGCTCCTGCCTGGCGGTGGCGCGGGCCCTGGCCGTCGGGATCAACCGGCCCACGAGCCGTTCGGCGTTTCGCCGCCGGGCCTCGGCCGCTGTCAGCCGCGCCTCGGCCGCTGCAATTTCCTGGGGGCGCGTTCCGGTGGTCAGGCGTCGCACCACCTCCTGCTGGGCCGCCCGACGGGCTTTGGCCTCGGCGAGGCGGGAGGCCAGACGGTCGCTTTCGATGCGGGCGATTACTTGACCGGCCGCCACAACCTGGCCTTCCTCCACAAGGACTTCCGTGATCCGCCCCTCCTCGTCGAAGGCGAGTTCCGCATCGCGGATCTCCACGTTGCCATAGAGCATCAAGGCGTTGCTTTGATGGCTGCCGGAGCCGGTGAGCCACCAGACCCCTGCGGTGATGCCGGCGAGAAGGACAAGAACCAACGCGATAATGGGGAAGGGGGGCCTTTTCATGCGGGGGGCTCCGGTTGCGGGCACGGCGGCCCGGGCTGGGCGGTTAATTCATACACCTGTATATTTCTATGGCAGCTTGCCTGAAAAGTCAAACGTCTGTATAAGATAATGACGGAGGACGATTCGTCGATCATGAAACCGACAAGCGAACCGCGGCTGGAACCAAGGCGAAGAGATGCGGTGGAAACCCGCACCCGCCTCCTGAACGCCGCCGGCGACGCCTTCGCCCACAGCGGTTTCCAGGAGGCGAGCCTGCGGCAAATTTGCGATGCGGCGGGTGTCAACCTGGGCGCGGTCAGGTACTATTTCGGGAGCAAGAAGGCCCTTTACCGGGAGGTGCTGATCGGCTCCCACGTGTCTATCCTGTCCACCGAGAAGATGCCGACGCTCGAGGCTTATCCGGACGCCGGAGAGGCGCTGGCGGGGTGGATCGAGTGGTTTCTGGGGGTGATCCTGCTGCGCCGCGCCCAGCACCCCTACCTGGGCCGAGTCCTGG includes:
- a CDS encoding ATP-binding cassette domain-containing protein is translated as MEARLKPCADAEKALEARDLVMTFTAPKGQSVTALAGVSISAKQGRVTGLVGPDGAGKTTFLRIAAGLMPPTAGRMVVLGLDITGDAAGIRSRIGYMPQQFGLYEDLTVRENLNLYADLQGVPKPLRAERFDRLMAMADLVPFGARLAGRLSGGMKQKLGLACCLVKAPELLILDEPTVGVDPVSRRDLWRIVEELVTRDGVGVVFSTAYLDEAERCHHVVLLHEGAKLEEGAPDRLRDRVRGRVFWVSPASGMAPRDLQAALARSPGVVDATIRSGRVRTVWKVGGPPDLPEVPEARGAVVAPAEPLFEDAFVDRLAAAGVGGHSGGTPVCSGSFAPAVTSGEVVVSVHNLTKRFGNFTAVREIGFHVRRGEVFGLLGANGAGKTTTFRMLCGLLPASEGEIRIAGRDLRRAPARTRSRLGYMAQKFSLYRQLTVSQNLRFYGSVYGLYGRRLRARMDWALDEFDLRVRRNQASGGLPVGYRQRLAMAAALLHEPDILFLDEPTSGADPLARREFWLRINGFARSGVTVIVTTHFMEEAEFCDHMVIMSRGGSLASGTPASIRALAQIPGRPEPSVEDAFVALTDGAVRPNAGDTAHG
- a CDS encoding TetR/AcrR family transcriptional regulator codes for the protein MKPTSEPRLEPRRRDAVETRTRLLNAAGDAFAHSGFQEASLRQICDAAGVNLGAVRYYFGSKKALYREVLIGSHVSILSTEKMPTLEAYPDAGEALAGWIEWFLGVILLRRAQHPYLGRVLVREIVQPTAVFDEMVRTLLAGIRRELERIVAALGAGLEPEALTEATNMTLMLCVQHEIGRWVLERFGYRLPGDRIAVRRLATVVTRYAAGGIHAMGRPR
- a CDS encoding efflux RND transporter periplasmic adaptor subunit translates to MKRPPFPIIALVLVLLAGITAGVWWLTGSGSHQSNALMLYGNVEIRDAELAFDEEGRITEVLVEEGQVVAAGQVIARIESDRLASRLAEAKARRAAQQEVVRRLTTGTRPQEIAAAEARLTAAEARRRNAERLVGRLIPTARARATARQELDDARAELDVARADADSARETLDLAREGFREEEIAEARAVLKAREAEIALLKTRLEDTVLLAPSKGVIQSRVLEPGEMATPTRPVVVLALNDPKWVRAWLPAPDLGRVRSGMPAKIYTDSFPGRAFQGWVGFMSPQAEFTPKSVQTTDLRTQLVYETRIWVDDPGDVLRLGMPVTVAVEAPAAGQATTEPGD
- a CDS encoding ABC transporter permease; translated protein: MKALRRILTLVVKEFVVVMRDPKSRFVVIAPPIIQFFVFGYAATFDLTDVRYAVLDASRTPASRSLLARFEGSPHFQQVGELRSEAEARRAIDRQEVRLVLHVPSDFGEDLLAGRPGRLQVLLDGRNSNVAAIAMGYVDGIVQAYNAALPPPPGEGLPYPAIQLAERAWFNENLESRWTIVSSLGGIISMVVVVILASLSVAREREFGTFDQLLVSPFRPWEILIGKSLPSLAFGLLDALLLSAGAVLWFGVPFRGSIPALLAALSAFVIAIVGIGLFISAISTTLQQALLGAFIFVMPAVILSGFTTPIQNMPEWLQTLTLANPMRHVISALRQIFLVGADTAAVWPQLWPLVVIAGLTLPGAAWMFRHRTT
- a CDS encoding ABC transporter permease — its product is MGDRGISRMRLSGFLRKEVRQILRDPSSILLGIVMPVVLLFLFGYGVSLDPQAVPVALVVEDRGPPARDLAARFALSRYFTPVPAPTMAQAEAWVRKGRIDGVVRIRWGFSAEVLAERRATVQLVLNGVDANRARLIQNYVRGVVATWEEMRRVQGRESPRARVAVDHRIWFNDAGDSRHFLVPGLLTLIMTLIGTLLTALVIAREWERGTMEAILATPLRTDELLLGKVIPYFGLGMTGMALSVVLGVTLFDVPLRGSLLLLVALSALFLLAALGLGLMISAFTRVQFVAAQISVVAGFLPAFFLSGLLFDLQSTPPFIRAVSHLVPARYFVTISQTLFLAGNVWDVLLPSAGTLAVMAVVFLGLARRRLAKRVPPP